CAGCATCCGGCTTGACAAAAAAGGGCGCGAGCCTTAACTTCAACAATCTGAAGAGGATGCATTCGGATCAAAGCCTTGGAGCAAAAAACACTTGGCCCTTGCACCCCTCCGAGTCTTGCATCCTGAAGATTAAATGAAGGGCCGGGGAGTTTTAGCTCAGACCCCCCGTCATCCCTGCGAAGGCAGGGATCCAGAAAGCGATCAGCCATAGGCCCTGGATCCCCGCCTTCGCGGGGATGACGTAACAAACACCCCGACGACTCGGTTCAATAGTCAACATTTGCAATGCTCAATTTAGGTCGCAAGCTGGTTCTGCCTCCTGGTTGAGGTCAATATGGTCGGCAATAACCATGGCACAGATTATAAAGGTGGTCGGGAAATCGAACTCGGGAAAAACGACGCTGATAGAAAAGGTCATTCCCGAAATGAAAAAACGCGGATACCGGGTGGGATCGGTGAAGCATTCCCATCACGGAATCGAGATCGACCAGCCGGGTAAAGACAGCTACCGCCACAAGATGGCGGGGGCCGACACCGTGGTGGTCGCTTCGCCCGATGAATTCGCCGTGCTCAAAAAGGCGAAGACCGACGATCTCGACAATCTGGAACATTTTTTTACCGATGTGGATCTGGTGCTGGTCGAAGGCTACAAGCGCGCGGACCGGCCCCAGGTGGAAGTTTTCGACCGGAAACGCCACGAGGAGCCCTATGCCTTGAGCAGCGACAACGGGATCGCAGGACAGATGTTCGCCTTTGTCAGCGACGATGACGTTGTCATCGAGGGTGTGCCCCTGTTCAAAAGAGATCAGGTGACGGAACTGTGCGACCTGATCGAAAGGAGATATCTGAAAAAATGAAAGAGATACTGATCGTTCTGGCGGTGATGGGGGTGTGGTTTCTTCTGCAGGCCTATATCCTGCCGAAGCTGGGAGTGCCTACCTGAATGAGCAGTGCCTGTCAGGTGCCAGGCAAGCCAACGGTCGTCGAACCTGTGGATCAGGAGACAGGCGCCGGCAACACCGATCAACCGGCCGGAAAGGACTGATTCCGGCGTCACCCGGACCTTTGAAAGCCCCTGCAGACGACGGCAGGGGCTTTTTTTGTTGGAACTCTCAAAAGCGATAGATTAGTGGCATGAATAGTGGCGAATTATTTCCATTGTATGTATTTCGCGGCAGCCGCCGTTTTTTTCAGGGCTGAAGCCCTGGGCTACATTGCTGCAAGCCGGTGGCGCTTCGCCCTCAGGGACCTTGCCTATGAAAGCCTCCGGCTTGCGAAAGGTCGAAATAAGGAAAAAATAGCGACCAAATCGCGTTACATACCATCGTGGAACACGATGTTATTTTCAGGAGGAGAGGCTCCGGTCAAACACCCGGCGATCCTTGAACTCCTCTTGCTTGGCGTCATTCCACTGGGCAACCGGTCTCAAATAGCCAACCACCCGCGAATAGACCTCGCAATCCTGATAATTTGTCAACGCCGGTTCCTTGCGAAAGCACCGGTCGCACTTGAGGAAGAAATTGTTGCGCTGCGGTTCATAGACGCTGCCGCCTTGGATGTGGATGCCGTCCGCCCGGGGGACGGCGACGACGCTCACCTCCTCCCGGCAGTCATGACACGCCCCCTCCCACGCAAGAGAGTCGTTTTCGGGGTTGTCGTCGAAGAGTTCGTGCAAGCGTTCGATGGTCATCTGGGACATGGGGTTTTTCTCCTATCGATTTACGTAAGTCAAGCGTCGGGAATTTTAGCTTAAAACCTTTGTCATTCCTGCGGAGGCAGGACACGCAGTGATGCGTCAGCGCTATCCAGAAAGCGATTAGCTGAATGCGCTGGATCCCCGCCTGCGCGGGGATGACGTCAAAAAACAGCCCGACGGCTCAATTAAGTATGGGTTGCAGACAACGGCCCTTCCTTATCGTAAATACATATAGTGTGTCAAGGGAAGTTGTGTACAACATATAGCGCTCCAAAGGCGATGGCGGGTTAGCGAGTTACTTGAGTTTGTTGGGTTATTGGGGTTAGCGGGTTCAATGGGTTTGCCGGTGATTCGGCGAACACAACAAACCCAGCGATACTTGAACCGGGATAACGGGCGCATTCCCTGCAGCTTGCTGCGGGGAGGGTTCAATGTTATGGGCTGACGGCCAGGGTATTTATTCGCCGGTTTAATATTTGGGCTTGAACATGTTCGCCGCTATGCATTAGAAACAGATATCGGCATCGGTTCACTGTTTATACGTGCAAATCTGAAACTTTGGTAATATAGAAGCGTAAATGAATGGGCCGCTTCAAACAGGAGGAATGCCACACATGGTTCACCCGGGCCGCTACAATGCCGTAACGGACGTCGCAGGGATCGAGGTCGGCCACTACACGAACCGCGACGCCGTCTGCGGCGTGACGGTGGTGGTCTGTGAAGAGGGGGCTGTCGCCGGGGTGGATGTCCGGGGGGGAGCGCCCTGCACCCGCGAAACGGATCTTCTCAGGCCGGGCAACCTGGTGGAAAGGGTTCAGGCCGTCGTGTTGACGGGCGGGTCGGTGTACGGATTGGCCGCAGCGGACGGGGTCGTGCGCTGGCTGGAAGAGAAAGGCTGCGGTTTTCAACTGGACGACACGCACGTGGCGCCGATCGTGCCGGCGGCGGCGCTGTTCGACCTGGGGCGCGGCGCCGATTTCGTTCCGCCGATCGACGCCTCCTGGGGAAAAGCGGCCTGCCGGTCGGCCGGCTCCGGACGGGTGGCGACTGGCAGTGTGGGGGCCGGTACCGGTGCTCTTGCCGGAGGGATGAAAGGGGGACTGGGAACCGCCAGCGTCGTTCTGGAAACGGGCATTGTCGTGGCGGCCCTGGTGGCGGCCAATCCCCTGGGAACGGTGGTAAACCCCCAAAGCGGCGTGCTGTGGGAGCGTGGCCTGGAACTCGGCGGCGAATTCGGCGACCAGGGGCAACGACGGGTCAAACTGCCGCCGCCCGCGGCGGCCGCCGGCGGCAACACGACCATCGGGGTCGTGGCCACGGACGCGATACTGGACAAGGCCGGGGCCCACAAGGTTGCCCAGATGGCCAATGCCGGCATGGCCAGGGCCATCCGCCCCATTCACACCCTGTTCGACGGGGACACGGTTTTCTGCATGAGTACGGGCAGGAAGGCCCTGCCGGAAACCGAGGATTTCGTCACCGGCAAACAGGGGGAAGCGATCAACGGGCTGGGGAGCGCGGCGGCCGACTGCCTGGCGCGCGCCGTCATCCATGCGGTGCTGGCGGCCGAAAGCCTGGGCGGCATGACGGCTTTCAGGGACCTGGAGGACCTATAAATGTTCATAGACCATTGTGTATGCACAACGAACCGGATATGATGGCCCGTAATTTTGGGTGGTAACTACAAAAAAATGAAAAATTATTAAAGGAGGAAAGTCATGAAAAAAAACCTGTTGATCATCGTTCTGCTGACCTTGAGCCTGGCGGCCGGCAACGTACTCGCGGCAACGCCCCAAAAAGGCGGCAGCCTCGTGGTGTGCCAGCCGGCGGAACCCTCGGGACTGGATCCGACGGGAAATACGGCTGCGGCCATTGACAGGGTGGTTTATTCCAACATTTACGAAGGCCTGATCAAGGTGAACAGCGACGGCGAGTTCGTTCCCGGTCTGGCCACGTCCTGGGACGTGACACCGGACGGCCTGACCTACACCTTTCACCTCAGAAAAGAGGTCAAGTTTCACAACGGCCAGGATTTCAACGCGGCCACGGCCAAGTGGAACCTGGAACGCGCCATGGATGAAAAGACTGTCAACGCCCATCCCGAATACTTTCGCGGCATTGCCAAAATGGAGACGCCGGACGACAACACCCTGATCCTGACCCTCAAGGATGTGGACGCCCTCTTCATCGCGCACATGGCCGAAGGGGACGCCGTCATGCTGCCCATGGTGGGCTACAAGGGCGCCAAGTCCAACCCGGTCGGCACCGGCCCGTTCAGATTCGTCAAGTGGGTGCGGGGCGACCGCGTGGAAATGGCGCGGTTCGACGGCTACTGGAACCCGGAGCTGCCCTACCTGGACAAGGTCACCTTCAAGTTCATCGGGGACGCCAGCGCCCAGCTGGCCGCCCTCAAGGCCGGGGACATCGATGTGATCGGCTACATTGCAGCGCCGGAGTCCGCCCTGTCGCTGTCCAAGGACGAGCGCTTCAAGGTGTTCGCCGGTACCAGCACGGCCGAGGTGATCATGTCGACCAACAACAAGGCCGCCCCCTTCGACAACAAGAAGGTGCGCCAGGCCATGGCCTGCGCCATCGACCGTCAGGCCGTGGTGGACCTGGTGATGTTCGGGTACGGCACGCCCATCGGCTCCCACTGGTCGCCGTCCACCCCCTACTACGTGGACCTGACCCAGAAATTCGCCTACAATCCGGAACGGGCCAAGGCGCTCCTGGCGGAAGCCGGCTACCCGGACGGGTTCGAGGCCACCATCAAGCTTCCGGCCATCTACAGCTATTCCAAGCGGGCGGGCGAGGTGATCGCGGACATGCTCAGCCAGGTCGGCATCCGGCTGAACATCGAGATCGTGGAGTGGGGGCAGTGGATCGAGCGTATCTTCAAGAAAAAGGAGTACCAGCTGACCATGATCGGTCACGTGGAAGCCTGGGACATCGGCATCTACGCCAACCCCGACTACTACTTCCAGTATGATTCCCAGGAATTCAGGGATGCCTATGCCAAGGCCCTGAGGGCGCCCAACGAAGCGGAAAAGGCCAAGTGGTTCGGCCGGTGCCAGGAGATCATTGCCGACGATGCGGTCAACGGCTTCCTGTTCTCCGCTTCCGGACTGCCGGCCATGCGCAAGGAAGTGATGGGCTGGTGGGAAAACTACCCCACCATCGCTCTTGACTGCACCGCCGTCTGGCTACAATAACATTGCTGCGCAATTTTATTTTGAAACGCGGCTGCGCCGCTCAACAACGGATTACAGCCCGCCGACGCGGGCTGTAATCCGTTATGATTTCGAATTTCAATTTTAAAATCCGCATGCATTCATGACCCGATATTTCCTAAAAAAACTGATCACGCTCGTGGTGCTGCTGTTTCTGGTGTCCATCACGGTGTTTACCGTCCTGTTCGTCCTGCCGGGCGACCCGGCACAGATCATCCTGGGGATGAACGCCACCGAGGAAACGCTGGCCAACCTGAGGACCGAGCTGGGGCTGGACAAGCCTTTCTGGGAGCAGTACTGGGTGTGGATCGCGGACACCCTGTCCGGCAGGGGCAGCTGGTCCATCAACTACGACATGCCCGTGTACGACCTGATCCTGTCGCGGTTGGCCGTGACCGGGCCGCTGGCGCTCATGGCCATGCTGATCGGCATCGTGATATCGGTTCCCCTGGGGATATATGCCGCCCGTCACCAGAACCAGCCCGGCGACATGACGGTGATGTTTTTCACCCAGCTGGGCCTGGCAACACCGGAGTTCTGGCTCGGCATCCTGCTCATCCTGCTGTTTGCCGTCAAACTCGGGATCTTTTCGGCCGGCGGGTTTCCGGGGTGGTCCACGGACGTGTGGGGATCTTTGAAGGCGCTGCTGCTGCCGTCCTTTGCCCTGGGCGTGATCCGCGCCTCCATCCTGGCGCGCCTGACACGCTCGTCCATGCTGGAAGTCCTGCGGGAAGACTACGTGCGCACGGCACGGGCGAAAGGGCTGCGGGAAAGATCCGTGGTGTATGTGCATGCCCTGAAGAATGCGCTGGTCCCCGTGCTGACCATATTGGGGCTGCAGCTGGGGCAGCTTTTGGCCGGGGCCATCATCATCGAGAACGT
This sequence is a window from Deltaproteobacteria bacterium. Protein-coding genes within it:
- the mobB gene encoding molybdopterin-guanine dinucleotide biosynthesis protein B; translated protein: MAQIIKVVGKSNSGKTTLIEKVIPEMKKRGYRVGSVKHSHHGIEIDQPGKDSYRHKMAGADTVVVASPDEFAVLKKAKTDDLDNLEHFFTDVDLVLVEGYKRADRPQVEVFDRKRHEEPYALSSDNGIAGQMFAFVSDDDVVIEGVPLFKRDQVTELCDLIERRYLKK
- a CDS encoding anaerobic ribonucleoside-triphosphate reductase; translation: MSQMTIERLHELFDDNPENDSLAWEGACHDCREEVSVVAVPRADGIHIQGGSVYEPQRNNFFLKCDRCFRKEPALTNYQDCEVYSRVVGYLRPVAQWNDAKQEEFKDRRVFDRSLSS
- a CDS encoding P1 family peptidase, whose translation is MVHPGRYNAVTDVAGIEVGHYTNRDAVCGVTVVVCEEGAVAGVDVRGGAPCTRETDLLRPGNLVERVQAVVLTGGSVYGLAAADGVVRWLEEKGCGFQLDDTHVAPIVPAAALFDLGRGADFVPPIDASWGKAACRSAGSGRVATGSVGAGTGALAGGMKGGLGTASVVLETGIVVAALVAANPLGTVVNPQSGVLWERGLELGGEFGDQGQRRVKLPPPAAAAGGNTTIGVVATDAILDKAGAHKVAQMANAGMARAIRPIHTLFDGDTVFCMSTGRKALPETEDFVTGKQGEAINGLGSAAADCLARAVIHAVLAAESLGGMTAFRDLEDL
- a CDS encoding ABC transporter substrate-binding protein, with product MKKNLLIIVLLTLSLAAGNVLAATPQKGGSLVVCQPAEPSGLDPTGNTAAAIDRVVYSNIYEGLIKVNSDGEFVPGLATSWDVTPDGLTYTFHLRKEVKFHNGQDFNAATAKWNLERAMDEKTVNAHPEYFRGIAKMETPDDNTLILTLKDVDALFIAHMAEGDAVMLPMVGYKGAKSNPVGTGPFRFVKWVRGDRVEMARFDGYWNPELPYLDKVTFKFIGDASAQLAALKAGDIDVIGYIAAPESALSLSKDERFKVFAGTSTAEVIMSTNNKAAPFDNKKVRQAMACAIDRQAVVDLVMFGYGTPIGSHWSPSTPYYVDLTQKFAYNPERAKALLAEAGYPDGFEATIKLPAIYSYSKRAGEVIADMLSQVGIRLNIEIVEWGQWIERIFKKKEYQLTMIGHVEAWDIGIYANPDYYFQYDSQEFRDAYAKALRAPNEAEKAKWFGRCQEIIADDAVNGFLFSASGLPAMRKEVMGWWENYPTIALDCTAVWLQ
- a CDS encoding ABC transporter permease gives rise to the protein MTRYFLKKLITLVVLLFLVSITVFTVLFVLPGDPAQIILGMNATEETLANLRTELGLDKPFWEQYWVWIADTLSGRGSWSINYDMPVYDLILSRLAVTGPLALMAMLIGIVISVPLGIYAARHQNQPGDMTVMFFTQLGLATPEFWLGILLILLFAVKLGIFSAGGFPGWSTDVWGSLKALLLPSFALGVIRASILARLTRSSMLEVLREDYVRTARAKGLRERSVVYVHALKNALVPVLTILGLQLGQLLAGAIIIENV